Proteins from one Akkermansiaceae bacterium genomic window:
- the gpmI gene encoding 2,3-bisphosphoglycerate-independent phosphoglycerate mutase encodes MAKKPVVLIIRDGWGVNPGGKQTAIQDGNATLLAKTPFHDELFEKYPKGLVSASGLDVGLPEGQMGNSEVGHLNLGAGRIVYQDLTRINKAIVEGTLAANPVLVDAFEKAKASRLHFIGLISDGGVHSHQDQLNAMVKMAGDAGVKDIMIHAITDGRDTSPTGGAAYIAKVEDEAAKSGARIATVVGRYFAMDRDKRWDRVKLAWDAIVRGQGETREVLASEAVADYYRDDKTDEFMPPMIFTEAGTQRVRDGDVILFFNFRADRARELSEAFVFPDFAGFDRGVIPKVHYVTLTEYDAKYGCPVVFGSQTLEMGLGETVAAAGLNQMRIAETEKYPHVTYFFNGGVELPYAGEDRFIIPSPKDVPTYDFKPEMSAPLVTATVVEKLKDYDLVILNFANPDMVGHTGVVEAAIKAVQTIDDDCRQIVEETLRLGGKLILTADHGNCEYMRNPDGSPNTAHTTNLVHAIYVADDADQFTVRDGILADFAPTLLQMLGLKQPAEMTGTSLLVKK; translated from the coding sequence ATGGCCAAGAAACCGGTGGTGTTGATTATTCGCGATGGCTGGGGTGTGAACCCCGGAGGAAAACAAACGGCGATCCAGGACGGGAACGCCACGCTGCTGGCGAAAACCCCCTTTCATGACGAGCTTTTCGAGAAATATCCCAAGGGTCTCGTCAGTGCCTCCGGTCTGGACGTCGGCCTGCCGGAAGGCCAGATGGGCAACTCCGAGGTGGGCCACCTCAACCTCGGCGCGGGCCGCATCGTCTATCAGGATCTGACACGCATCAACAAGGCCATAGTCGAGGGCACGCTCGCCGCCAATCCGGTGCTGGTGGATGCCTTCGAAAAGGCGAAAGCAAGCCGTCTCCATTTCATCGGTTTGATTTCCGACGGTGGGGTCCACAGCCACCAGGACCAGCTCAATGCCATGGTGAAAATGGCGGGTGATGCGGGTGTGAAGGATATCATGATCCACGCCATCACCGACGGCCGTGACACCTCGCCCACCGGCGGTGCCGCCTACATCGCCAAGGTGGAGGACGAGGCCGCGAAATCCGGCGCGCGGATCGCCACGGTGGTGGGCCGTTATTTCGCCATGGACCGGGACAAGCGCTGGGACCGTGTGAAGCTCGCCTGGGACGCCATCGTCCGCGGCCAGGGGGAAACCCGCGAGGTGCTCGCCAGCGAGGCGGTTGCCGACTACTACCGGGACGACAAGACGGACGAGTTCATGCCGCCGATGATCTTCACGGAAGCGGGAACGCAGCGCGTGCGTGACGGGGATGTGATCCTGTTCTTCAACTTCCGCGCCGACCGCGCGCGCGAGCTTTCCGAGGCATTCGTCTTCCCGGACTTCGCGGGCTTCGACCGCGGCGTCATCCCGAAGGTCCACTACGTGACCCTCACGGAGTATGACGCGAAGTATGGCTGCCCGGTCGTCTTCGGCTCACAGACGCTGGAGATGGGTTTGGGTGAGACGGTCGCCGCCGCCGGCCTGAACCAGATGCGCATCGCGGAGACGGAGAAATACCCGCATGTGACGTATTTCTTCAACGGTGGTGTGGAACTGCCCTACGCGGGCGAGGACCGCTTCATCATCCCTTCCCCGAAGGATGTGCCGACCTACGACTTCAAGCCGGAAATGAGCGCTCCGCTCGTCACCGCCACCGTGGTGGAGAAGCTGAAGGATTATGACCTGGTGATCCTCAACTTCGCCAATCCGGACATGGTCGGCCATACCGGCGTGGTGGAGGCGGCCATCAAGGCCGTGCAGACCATCGACGACGACTGCCGCCAGATCGTGGAGGAAACGCTGCGCCTCGGCGGCAAGCTCATCCTCACCGCGGACCACGGCAACTGCGAATACATGCGCAACCCGGACGGCTCGCCGAACACCGCGCACACCACCAACCTCGTCCATGCCATCTACGTCGCGGATGATGCCGACCAATTCACCGTGCGCGACGGCATCCTCGCCGACTTCGCTCCCACGCTGCTCCAGATGCTCGGTCTCAAGCAACCGGCTGAAATGACAGGAACCAGCCTGCTGGTGAAGAAGTGA
- a CDS encoding S8 family serine peptidase, with translation MNPKTRNLVLLVLICALLGWWLGHGMRQDAPERGAEAAEPPAHSPRYRPLAREKPAEPLSDETPSPDQFPDGTTIEIFASSQPDQIILRFPSADTYGSFLTAVRSSKVRLAGKEDRLRAMRVAFDNFADLDALLDDENVTHYTSLPDFPSPPAHQAVQRGLLGFGDQGPAWLGVTGDNSRWGAGVRVAIIDGGIVGHPGLPRIAETVDVTPESGNPSEPVDHGTAVASIISGTNPRGPGIAPAASLISIRVVDGTLRSDSLSFASGLLAAVDHRAHLVNVSMGTSEDNPLIREAVEIVQRSGAVIIAAAGNSAQEQAAYPAAYPGVISVGAVDASGMQVEFSNHADMLSITAPGYAVNTAAPGGNYVRMSGTSASAPFVTGAIAATISTSPTMLTPRQAAEIVMGHADEAGIPGPDSQYGDGILNLRRIMNRNLPGIVDVAITHQSFSADSSKLGVTLQNRGTKPLVNLLLETTSGGGGNRMNIDSLAPNEVRTFTLPIAPGWQSPFQVTTTVDTSANGVDVKPADNTAAATFRLR, from the coding sequence ATGAATCCCAAAACCCGCAACCTCGTCCTGCTGGTGCTCATCTGCGCCCTGCTCGGGTGGTGGCTGGGCCACGGGATGCGGCAGGATGCGCCGGAGCGCGGGGCTGAGGCTGCGGAGCCGCCCGCCCACTCGCCGCGCTACCGTCCGCTGGCGCGGGAAAAGCCCGCCGAACCGCTTTCAGACGAAACCCCGTCCCCGGACCAATTTCCAGACGGCACCACCATCGAGATTTTCGCCAGCAGCCAGCCGGACCAGATCATCCTGCGTTTCCCATCGGCGGATACCTACGGCTCGTTCCTCACCGCCGTGCGGTCCAGCAAGGTGCGGCTGGCAGGAAAGGAGGACCGGCTGCGGGCGATGCGCGTGGCCTTCGACAACTTCGCCGATCTGGACGCCCTGCTGGATGACGAGAACGTGACGCACTACACGTCGCTGCCGGATTTCCCCTCTCCTCCCGCCCACCAGGCAGTGCAGCGTGGGCTGCTGGGCTTCGGCGACCAAGGCCCGGCGTGGCTGGGGGTGACGGGAGACAACTCGCGCTGGGGGGCGGGCGTGCGCGTCGCCATCATCGACGGTGGCATCGTCGGGCATCCGGGACTGCCCAGGATCGCGGAGACCGTGGATGTCACCCCGGAGTCCGGGAATCCCAGCGAGCCGGTGGACCATGGTACCGCGGTGGCATCGATCATTTCAGGGACGAATCCCCGCGGCCCCGGCATCGCCCCCGCAGCCTCCCTCATTTCCATCCGGGTGGTGGATGGCACACTGCGCTCGGACTCGCTTTCATTCGCCTCCGGCCTGCTGGCGGCGGTGGACCACCGGGCGCATCTGGTGAACGTGTCGATGGGCACCTCCGAGGACAATCCGCTGATCCGGGAAGCGGTGGAGATCGTCCAGCGGAGCGGGGCTGTCATCATCGCCGCGGCCGGAAATTCGGCGCAGGAGCAGGCCGCCTATCCGGCGGCCTACCCGGGGGTGATCAGTGTGGGTGCGGTGGACGCGAGCGGCATGCAGGTGGAGTTCTCCAACCATGCGGACATGCTCTCCATCACCGCGCCCGGCTACGCGGTGAATACCGCCGCACCCGGCGGAAACTACGTGCGGATGAGCGGGACGTCCGCCAGCGCGCCCTTTGTCACCGGAGCCATCGCGGCGACCATCAGCACCTCCCCCACCATGCTCACCCCCCGGCAGGCGGCGGAGATCGTGATGGGCCATGCGGATGAGGCCGGCATCCCCGGGCCGGATTCCCAATATGGGGACGGCATCCTCAACCTCCGCCGCATCATGAACCGCAACCTGCCTGGCATCGTCGATGTGGCGATCACTCACCAATCGTTTTCAGCGGACTCTTCAAAGCTTGGCGTCACCCTACAGAACCGCGGGACAAAGCCGCTGGTCAATCTGCTGCTGGAAACCACCTCCGGCGGTGGCGGCAACCGGATGAACATCGACTCCCTGGCTCCGAACGAGGTAAGAACCTTCACCCTGCCCATCGCGCCGGGCTGGCAGTCCCCGTTCCAGGTGACGACCACCGTGGACACCAGCGCGAACGGAGTGGATGTGAAACCCGCCGACAATACCGCAGCCGCAACCTTCCGGCTGAGGTGA
- a CDS encoding esterase family protein, with product MPHRRRMNTVTLPSTNGKYNRKAWFMPADGIPVKVAVFLDAEYYLDHMDAPAVIAEMAERGIIPPLACLFVSNKDAEARHHDFTCSDPFSDYIANDALPWAVRKAGLSSRSGHLIAGLSLSGLQAAYMALGYPGTFSHALSQSGSFWWEDEWLAKHLREFIPSEGKFWLSVGSEEKGAGMIHAPTDLCQNTDQDVAVANMAAGLQSHGHTIRHHVFQGGHATRCWKEELPQALEWLLSKDR from the coding sequence ATGCCACACCGCCGCCGCATGAACACCGTCACCCTGCCCAGCACCAACGGAAAGTACAACCGCAAGGCATGGTTCATGCCCGCGGACGGTATCCCTGTGAAGGTCGCTGTTTTCCTGGATGCGGAATACTACCTCGACCACATGGACGCCCCGGCGGTGATCGCGGAGATGGCGGAGCGCGGCATCATCCCTCCCCTCGCCTGTCTCTTCGTCTCGAACAAGGACGCGGAGGCACGGCACCACGATTTCACCTGCAGCGATCCGTTTTCCGACTACATTGCCAACGATGCGCTGCCATGGGCGGTGAGGAAAGCGGGGCTGTCCAGCCGTTCCGGCCACCTCATCGCCGGACTCAGTCTGAGCGGACTGCAGGCCGCCTACATGGCACTGGGTTATCCCGGCACGTTCTCCCATGCGCTCAGCCAATCCGGCTCCTTCTGGTGGGAGGACGAATGGCTGGCGAAGCACCTCCGCGAGTTCATCCCTTCCGAGGGAAAATTCTGGCTCAGTGTGGGATCGGAAGAAAAAGGGGCCGGCATGATCCATGCCCCCACCGATCTCTGCCAGAACACCGACCAGGACGTGGCCGTCGCCAACATGGCCGCAGGCCTGCAATCGCATGGCCACACGATCCGGCACCATGTTTTCCAAGGTGGCCATGCCACCCGTTGCTGGAAGGAAGAGTTGCCCCAGGCGCTGGAGTGGCTGCTTTCCAAAGACCGTTGA